A window of the Candidatus Paraluminiphilus aquimaris genome harbors these coding sequences:
- the phoR gene encoding phosphate regulon sensor histidine kinase PhoR, with amino-acid sequence MTALRRNWRTSLRTPLIILVLAAIGYAFDLLSLTLIVVFGALVIYWGWQLNRLERWLENSQSVPPEAGGIWGRLFDHVYRLQRQSKETQGRLESSVNYLQDSLKQLRDAAIIVDQRGNISWVNDSTGTLLGIELPGDVGRSLVNLVRAPQLSDYLAEGDYQIPLRLPPTPEQDRCLQVEVTKFSGGDRLIFFKDVTEQYKLEVMRRDFVGNVSHEMRTPLTVLKGYVQTIQSLDAHIVAPIERPLAQMDMQVVRMEMLLKDLLWLSRIESIENSDKTTPVDMCDLTTELVGDLRAAWPERDILLVHEFNGLVLGDPMELHSAVSNLLVNALKYSDEESEVLVEWTLKEGQPALSVIDKGEGIDPVHIPRLTERFYRVDKSRSQKTGGTGLGLAIVKHVALAHNAELRIQSELGEGSRFSLIFNTNDVA; translated from the coding sequence GTGACCGCTCTGCGCCGTAATTGGCGTACCTCCCTGCGCACGCCGCTTATCATTCTTGTACTGGCGGCGATTGGGTACGCTTTCGATCTACTCAGCCTAACGCTTATCGTAGTTTTCGGGGCGTTGGTGATCTATTGGGGTTGGCAACTTAATCGGCTAGAGCGGTGGTTAGAGAACAGTCAATCAGTACCGCCTGAGGCCGGTGGGATATGGGGCCGCCTCTTTGATCACGTATACCGACTGCAGCGACAAAGTAAAGAAACCCAAGGTCGTTTAGAGTCGTCGGTAAACTATCTTCAAGACTCCCTGAAACAACTTCGTGACGCGGCAATTATTGTTGACCAGCGTGGGAACATCTCTTGGGTGAATGATTCGACGGGTACGTTACTCGGCATTGAACTACCCGGTGACGTAGGACGCTCCCTCGTAAATTTGGTTCGTGCTCCACAGCTATCAGACTATCTCGCTGAGGGTGACTATCAAATTCCGTTGAGGTTACCTCCGACACCGGAACAAGATCGCTGCCTTCAAGTTGAGGTAACGAAATTTTCGGGTGGTGATCGTCTGATCTTTTTCAAAGATGTCACAGAGCAATACAAGTTAGAAGTAATGCGCCGAGATTTCGTCGGTAACGTGTCGCATGAAATGCGAACACCACTGACCGTCCTCAAAGGTTATGTACAAACAATACAGTCTTTAGATGCCCATATTGTGGCCCCTATTGAAAGGCCACTTGCTCAAATGGATATGCAAGTTGTTCGGATGGAGATGCTTCTTAAGGACCTCCTCTGGCTTTCGCGAATTGAGTCGATTGAAAACTCTGACAAGACGACCCCTGTTGATATGTGTGATCTGACCACAGAATTGGTAGGTGATCTTAGAGCCGCATGGCCAGAGAGGGACATCTTGCTGGTGCATGAATTCAATGGATTGGTTCTTGGTGATCCGATGGAATTACACAGTGCCGTGAGTAATCTTTTAGTGAATGCCCTCAAATACAGTGACGAAGAATCCGAAGTTCTTGTCGAGTGGACGTTAAAAGAGGGGCAACCTGCGCTGAGTGTCATCGACAAAGGCGAGGGCATTGATCCCGTCCACATTCCGAGGTTAACCGAACGATTCTATCGCGTGGACAAGAGCCGCAGTCAAAAGACGGGCGGCACAGGTCTGGGGCTTGCGATCGTTAAGCACGTTGCGCTCGCTCACAATGCGGAACTCAGAATTCAAAGCGAATTGGGAGAGGGGTCTCGCTTCTCGCTTATCTTTAATACTAATGACGTGGCTTAA
- the phoU gene encoding phosphate signaling complex protein PhoU produces MERESPQRLHISAKFSAELESVRNDLMTMGGLVESQIERAIDATLEGDSSLAEEAIDLDLDVNALERSIDEQCTRILVLRQPAAGDLRLVLATIKVTNDLERIGDEAVKIGRQAISLTEAGAQEEAGARVRDIAGQVNAMLKEALDSFARLQVNAAATLILRDDDIDEAYVAAKDWLTAEIHAKPEALEVSLAYLGILKSLERVGDHAANIAEQVIFLTRGVDVRHLDAMAVRDLVS; encoded by the coding sequence ATGGAGCGAGAATCACCACAAAGACTACATATTTCGGCGAAGTTCAGCGCGGAGTTAGAAAGTGTTAGAAACGATCTCATGACAATGGGTGGCCTTGTCGAATCGCAAATTGAGCGGGCGATCGATGCGACATTGGAAGGTGATTCGTCGCTGGCAGAGGAGGCGATAGATTTAGATCTCGATGTGAATGCACTCGAGCGATCGATCGACGAGCAATGTACGCGCATCCTCGTATTGCGACAGCCTGCTGCGGGCGATCTGCGCTTAGTGCTGGCGACCATTAAGGTAACCAATGATCTAGAGCGGATCGGGGACGAAGCCGTAAAGATTGGACGACAAGCAATATCCCTCACTGAGGCGGGTGCTCAAGAAGAGGCCGGGGCTCGGGTTCGCGACATTGCAGGGCAGGTAAACGCCATGTTGAAAGAAGCGCTGGACAGTTTTGCGCGGCTTCAGGTCAATGCAGCGGCAACTCTAATCCTGCGAGACGATGATATCGATGAGGCCTACGTCGCTGCGAAAGATTGGCTTACAGCCGAAATCCATGCGAAACCCGAGGCTTTAGAGGTATCGCTGGCCTACCTAGGTATCCTGAAAAGTCTGGAGCGCGTGGGCGATCACGCTGCCAACATTGCAGAACAAGTGATCTTTTTAACGCGCGGGGTTGATGTCAGGCATTTGGATGCCATGGCGGTTCGGGACTTAGTGAGCTGA
- a CDS encoding ABC transporter permease subunit, whose translation MFVAEWRAIRSGLLGFFIRLAGFLVMFALLGMFIQMVTVAYPILASSSLTPAAPSVVFDTSSPPLSSSTQETSSPSNQGVVFTVAGSWELRGDSGKPWFWVHEFTGFRIENTTLPTDWVKATVVGSSRGLVLLSEEGGISHHYYIEPKLEGDAPSTKLVGQRSVESDVVLLEGHPRLSVVAIATSLNTIEILDFRSPETLLTQDVGFAPTALYWESSARVEAVGAEERRAFDFKTTDIGGAWSRLVTPVHYGGYEEPGYFWLPLPASEEAEPKYSLAPLLFGTFKGAVLALIFAVPLSMGAAIYVGFFMSEIQRRRIRPTIELLTAFPTVVLGAIGLFWVAPYFEYFLAGLIGVAVVFPLLATLAFFLLRSGGLRIVRLDALDDWPLKLLPMVFVILIVGGWCGVSVASTLPGGSLGGFLATQGITLSYFNSLLVGLILALAITPTIFSVAEEAIHSVPQNLSSGALALGSTPWQSYRDIVLPLAMPGMIAAVMIGFGRAAGETVILLMLSGNAGVIDSNIFEGLRSVSASLALELPEAPRNSSHYHVLFVMGLLLFACTFAINTAAELIKDRVKARARGV comes from the coding sequence ATGTTTGTCGCTGAGTGGAGAGCTATACGGTCGGGATTATTGGGCTTCTTCATCCGTTTGGCTGGCTTTCTCGTTATGTTTGCATTGCTCGGCATGTTCATTCAAATGGTGACGGTTGCCTATCCCATTTTGGCGTCGAGCTCGCTGACCCCCGCAGCGCCCAGCGTTGTATTCGATACCTCCAGCCCCCCTCTCTCAAGCTCGACTCAAGAGACGTCGAGTCCGTCGAATCAAGGTGTGGTATTCACCGTCGCCGGAAGCTGGGAGCTTCGTGGTGACTCAGGTAAGCCTTGGTTCTGGGTTCACGAATTTACGGGGTTTCGCATTGAAAATACCACCCTGCCGACCGATTGGGTAAAGGCTACAGTGGTTGGGAGTAGTCGAGGTCTGGTGCTGTTATCAGAGGAGGGTGGTATCAGCCATCATTACTATATCGAGCCAAAACTGGAAGGGGATGCACCCAGCACGAAACTTGTTGGGCAACGAAGCGTTGAAAGTGACGTTGTCTTGCTCGAGGGCCATCCAAGACTGTCAGTCGTTGCTATAGCCACCTCGCTCAACACAATTGAGATACTCGACTTTCGGAGTCCTGAGACGCTACTTACACAAGACGTAGGCTTCGCTCCCACCGCCTTGTATTGGGAGTCTTCCGCTCGCGTGGAGGCTGTCGGCGCAGAAGAAAGACGCGCATTTGACTTTAAAACCACAGACATTGGGGGCGCTTGGAGTCGACTGGTAACCCCAGTGCATTATGGGGGCTACGAAGAGCCTGGCTATTTCTGGTTGCCCCTTCCGGCCTCCGAGGAAGCGGAGCCAAAATATTCGTTGGCGCCACTACTGTTTGGGACATTTAAAGGGGCAGTCCTCGCCCTAATTTTTGCTGTCCCCTTAAGTATGGGTGCTGCGATTTATGTTGGATTCTTCATGTCGGAGATACAGCGCCGCCGCATTCGTCCAACGATCGAATTACTAACGGCCTTCCCTACCGTGGTGCTTGGTGCTATCGGCTTGTTTTGGGTCGCTCCTTACTTCGAGTATTTTTTAGCCGGGTTAATAGGCGTTGCCGTCGTTTTTCCCCTTTTGGCAACACTCGCTTTTTTTTTACTGCGAAGTGGGGGATTACGGATAGTAAGACTTGATGCACTGGATGATTGGCCCCTGAAATTACTTCCAATGGTATTTGTTATCCTGATCGTGGGTGGCTGGTGTGGGGTTTCTGTCGCATCCACGCTTCCTGGTGGATCGCTGGGTGGTTTTCTCGCAACACAGGGGATAACCCTCAGTTACTTCAATTCTCTTTTGGTGGGCTTAATTCTTGCGTTAGCCATTACACCCACGATTTTCTCGGTAGCCGAGGAGGCAATTCACTCTGTTCCGCAAAACCTATCATCTGGAGCCTTGGCTCTGGGGTCTACCCCTTGGCAAAGCTACAGAGACATTGTCTTGCCGCTAGCGATGCCGGGAATGATTGCCGCAGTAATGATCGGATTCGGACGCGCGGCGGGAGAGACAGTGATCCTATTGATGCTGTCTGGAAATGCGGGGGTCATTGATAGCAACATTTTTGAGGGGCTTCGGTCAGTTAGTGCATCGCTCGCGCTTGAACTCCCTGAGGCACCGAGAAACTCCTCTCACTACCACGTTTTGTTTGTCATGGGGTTGTTATTGTTCGCCTGCACGTTTGCGATAAATACGGCGGCAGAACTGATTAAAGACCGAGTAAAAGCGAGAGCGCGAGGTGTCTAA
- a CDS encoding pyridoxal phosphate-dependent aminotransferase → MNRFWSTTLNRLSPYVPGEQAQRDDVIKLNTNEHALAPSHAAIEIGRSLDPERLRKYPDPHSKALTSAIADVCDVLDENVLVANGSDEILAFAWTAFLSDSERQPAIPAMTYTFYPVWAQLLGKGLQRVPMKDDLSIDLEAMALWSGPAVFPNPNAPTAMAVSLSDIETLCAGNRDRLVIIDEAYHGFGAETAAPLIARFDNLLITRSFSKSHALAGLRVGYALGAPELIEGLRRVKDSFNSYPVDAHAQAVAAAAIADTQWFEQASNTIKENRRELKAGLEDLGFSVLASEANFLLARHPNFSGVELTEKLREAGILVRSWSSEDLKPWVRITVGTKSQQQTLLAELMIRMGEA, encoded by the coding sequence ATGAATCGTTTTTGGTCAACGACGCTGAACCGATTGTCGCCCTATGTGCCTGGTGAGCAGGCGCAGCGCGACGATGTGATCAAGCTAAACACGAATGAACACGCGTTAGCGCCCTCGCACGCGGCTATAGAGATCGGTCGTAGCCTCGATCCTGAGCGTCTTCGCAAGTACCCTGATCCGCATTCAAAGGCGCTAACGAGCGCGATCGCTGACGTTTGTGACGTCTTAGACGAAAACGTACTCGTAGCAAACGGCTCAGATGAAATTCTGGCGTTCGCTTGGACGGCCTTTCTGTCCGATAGCGAGCGGCAGCCCGCCATACCGGCAATGACCTATACCTTTTACCCCGTATGGGCACAGCTCCTGGGTAAGGGGCTGCAACGTGTGCCCATGAAAGACGATTTATCGATCGACCTCGAAGCAATGGCTTTGTGGTCTGGTCCGGCGGTTTTCCCCAACCCAAATGCGCCGACGGCAATGGCTGTCTCACTGTCTGATATCGAAACCCTCTGTGCCGGTAATCGCGATCGTTTGGTAATCATCGATGAGGCTTATCACGGTTTCGGGGCAGAGACGGCGGCGCCACTGATTGCACGTTTTGATAATTTATTAATCACACGAAGCTTTTCTAAAAGCCATGCATTGGCCGGTTTAAGAGTCGGTTACGCCCTCGGTGCACCCGAATTGATTGAAGGTCTCCGACGAGTGAAAGATTCGTTTAACTCCTACCCAGTCGATGCACACGCACAGGCCGTAGCCGCCGCAGCGATCGCGGATACTCAATGGTTCGAGCAAGCGTCAAATACGATTAAAGAAAACCGTCGCGAGTTGAAGGCTGGCCTCGAGGATCTTGGGTTCAGTGTTTTGGCCTCAGAGGCGAATTTTCTTCTCGCAAGACACCCAAATTTTTCGGGTGTTGAGTTGACCGAGAAACTTCGAGAGGCGGGGATTCTCGTTCGCAGTTGGTCCAGCGAGGATTTGAAGCCCTGGGTCCGCATTACGGTAGGGACGAAAAGCCAACAGCAGACACTGTTGGCTGAGTTAATGATTCGAATGGGTGAGGCTTAG
- a CDS encoding PstS family phosphate ABC transporter substrate-binding protein gives MGAASEQAETGSLTIVGSDTLSRLMTEWTEAFYTRYPSISVEVQAVGSAAAPPALQHGTANIGSMSRPMNADERSGFVATRGYPPTEIAIASDTVVLITHPSNPMDSISYDKVARVFGMPGTCGTSGRVSRWSELSPMHTFGHQKIQVFGRSATSGTYQYFRRAALCDGDPGVFTNEIPGSSGVVNTVARLPTGLAYAPQAQVDKGVKILNIIARDGRILSPSAPDYPFKRVLYMYTVTSLANAKDSTECRFIEFIAGPTGLTSLRAAGFEQPIKAEGSLTLAEAADVCR, from the coding sequence GTGGGGGCCGCGTCGGAGCAGGCAGAGACGGGTAGCCTTACGATTGTGGGCTCAGATACGCTTTCCCGTCTCATGACTGAATGGACCGAGGCGTTTTATACGAGATACCCCTCTATTTCTGTTGAGGTTCAGGCCGTAGGTTCAGCTGCAGCTCCTCCTGCCTTACAGCATGGCACGGCGAATATTGGCAGTATGAGCCGCCCTATGAATGCTGACGAGCGATCTGGGTTTGTGGCGACGAGAGGGTACCCACCGACAGAAATTGCCATCGCTAGCGACACGGTTGTGTTGATCACTCATCCATCAAACCCTATGGATTCAATCTCATACGATAAGGTGGCTCGCGTTTTTGGCATGCCGGGCACCTGTGGGACGAGTGGGCGAGTATCGCGGTGGTCAGAGCTGAGTCCGATGCATACGTTTGGCCATCAAAAGATTCAGGTCTTCGGCCGAAGTGCAACGTCTGGTACCTATCAATATTTTCGCCGAGCAGCGCTCTGTGATGGTGACCCGGGCGTGTTCACAAATGAAATTCCGGGAAGCAGTGGTGTGGTTAATACTGTTGCTCGACTACCCACTGGGCTTGCGTATGCACCCCAAGCACAGGTTGATAAAGGCGTAAAAATACTCAACATTATTGCGCGCGACGGACGCATTCTGTCACCGAGTGCACCTGACTATCCCTTTAAACGCGTCCTTTACATGTATACCGTAACGTCGTTAGCAAACGCTAAAGACTCTACCGAATGTCGTTTTATCGAGTTTATTGCGGGTCCGACGGGGCTCACATCATTGCGTGCAGCAGGATTCGAGCAACCCATAAAAGCAGAGGGCTCCCTTACCCTCGCTGAGGCTGCAGATGTTTGTCGCTGA
- the pstB gene encoding phosphate ABC transporter ATP-binding protein PstB has protein sequence MDRDDRLEGNSTSVDKSPILSIRDLSLGYRDNPVALKNISLDIPEKSVTAIIGASGCGKSTLLRCLNRMNDLIDGVHYQGEVIFSQSNILSAKTNVTALRRQIGMVFQRPNPFPKSIFDNVAYGLKLSGVKSLRQLEELVEQALRSAALWDEVKDRLGDSALKLSQGQQQRLVIARAIALEPQVLLLDEPASSLDPISTLRIEELIYKLKHSYTIIIVTHNMQQAARVADYTAFMNDGRLVEFGMTENVFTFPENRETEDYITGRYG, from the coding sequence ATGGATAGAGACGACAGACTGGAGGGAAACAGTACCTCAGTTGATAAATCGCCAATCTTGAGTATTCGCGATCTTTCGCTTGGGTATAGAGATAATCCTGTGGCATTGAAGAACATCTCTTTGGATATTCCGGAAAAATCTGTCACGGCAATTATTGGCGCGAGCGGTTGCGGCAAGTCCACGTTGCTGCGTTGCCTTAACCGCATGAACGATCTTATTGACGGCGTTCACTATCAAGGTGAAGTTATTTTTTCGCAGTCAAATATTCTCAGCGCGAAAACCAATGTCACTGCCCTACGTCGTCAAATAGGAATGGTTTTTCAGCGGCCTAATCCTTTTCCTAAGTCCATTTTTGACAATGTCGCCTATGGATTGAAGTTGAGTGGGGTGAAGAGTCTGCGTCAGTTAGAGGAGCTCGTTGAGCAGGCTCTTAGGTCCGCTGCTTTGTGGGACGAGGTAAAGGATCGTCTAGGCGACTCTGCGTTGAAATTGTCTCAGGGGCAACAGCAGCGACTGGTAATAGCCCGTGCCATTGCGCTAGAGCCTCAAGTGTTGCTATTGGATGAACCTGCGTCATCCTTGGATCCGATTTCAACCCTCAGAATCGAGGAGTTGATATACAAACTGAAACATTCTTACACCATCATTATCGTCACCCACAATATGCAGCAGGCGGCGAGGGTCGCCGACTACACTGCCTTTATGAATGACGGGCGCCTCGTTGAGTTTGGTATGACGGAAAACGTTTTCACCTTTCCGGAAAATCGAGAGACAGAAGATTACATCACTGGGCGATATGGCTAA
- a CDS encoding transglycosylase SLT domain-containing protein, whose protein sequence is MGIFLAILAMAGCATKPPSKLDNICDIFRDKDDWYQDAAASRQKWGVPISVMMAFMHQESRFVAGAKPPRKQIWGFIPGPRPSDAYGYSQAKNSTWDWYKTKSGNHGADRDDFDDAIDFVGWYNHTTHQTNGIAKDDAFRLYLAYHEGHGGYKRGTYRAKPWLVEVARKVDRRANLYNRQLASCQDEFKKKGWLDWW, encoded by the coding sequence ATGGGCATATTCCTGGCGATATTGGCCATGGCCGGATGTGCGACAAAGCCGCCCTCCAAGCTCGACAATATCTGCGATATTTTTCGAGATAAAGATGACTGGTACCAAGATGCCGCAGCATCGCGGCAGAAATGGGGCGTGCCTATCTCAGTAATGATGGCATTTATGCATCAGGAGTCACGTTTTGTGGCGGGGGCAAAACCGCCGCGGAAGCAAATTTGGGGTTTTATTCCGGGTCCGCGTCCTAGCGATGCGTACGGCTATTCTCAGGCTAAAAACAGCACATGGGATTGGTATAAAACCAAGTCAGGTAATCACGGTGCAGACCGCGATGACTTTGATGACGCCATTGACTTCGTGGGCTGGTATAACCACACAACACACCAAACGAACGGTATTGCGAAAGACGATGCCTTTCGACTCTACCTCGCCTATCACGAAGGTCATGGTGGTTATAAGCGCGGAACGTACCGAGCAAAGCCATGGTTAGTGGAGGTGGCTAGAAAGGTTGATCGCAGGGCGAATCTTTACAATCGGCAGCTAGCATCCTGCCAAGACGAGTTTAAAAAGAAGGGTTGGTTGGATTGGTGGTAG
- a CDS encoding beta-ketoacyl-ACP synthase III, translating to MSGVNKRVALSGAGLYTPTESVSNSELVESFNAWVDLYNTEHAAAIEAGEIEAKSHSNVEFIEKASGIKSRFVMNKSGIIDPERMVPRLPPRSNDEPSIMCEMGVIAAKQAMAQANVTADDIDAVLVAASNMERAYPAMAIEVQAELGIKGFAFDMNVACSSATFGIQQAYDMVVSGSARRVLMVNPEICTGHLNFRDRDSHFIFGDVATAVVVEAVEGCQSSHAFEILDTKLQTIFSNNIRNNFGFLNRATEEGVGQVDKLFVQEGRKVFREVCPAVADQITEQLQKMDIEPDGLKRIWLHQANRNMNELIAKKVLGRVPSDEESPTILDQYANTSSAGSVIAFKKYSEDFQPGDLGVLSSFGAGYSIGSIVLKRI from the coding sequence AACGCCTGGGTCGATCTGTACAACACGGAACACGCGGCGGCGATCGAGGCAGGAGAGATAGAAGCGAAAAGTCACTCTAATGTCGAGTTCATTGAGAAGGCCTCAGGTATCAAGTCGCGCTTTGTCATGAATAAGTCTGGAATCATTGACCCCGAGCGTATGGTCCCACGTCTCCCGCCTCGCTCTAATGACGAACCCTCGATTATGTGCGAAATGGGGGTGATCGCCGCGAAGCAAGCGATGGCACAAGCGAATGTTACCGCTGACGACATCGATGCGGTCCTCGTTGCCGCCTCCAATATGGAGCGCGCCTACCCTGCCATGGCCATTGAAGTGCAGGCTGAGCTGGGCATCAAAGGTTTCGCCTTTGACATGAATGTTGCTTGTTCCTCCGCTACGTTCGGAATTCAGCAAGCTTACGATATGGTTGTCTCAGGTAGTGCGCGACGCGTACTCATGGTGAATCCGGAAATCTGTACGGGACACCTCAACTTCCGCGATCGCGACTCGCATTTCATCTTTGGTGATGTTGCCACCGCCGTGGTGGTAGAGGCCGTAGAGGGGTGCCAGTCGTCTCACGCGTTTGAAATTCTCGATACGAAGCTGCAAACCATTTTTAGCAACAACATTCGCAACAACTTCGGCTTTCTAAATCGGGCGACCGAAGAAGGTGTGGGCCAAGTCGACAAGCTCTTCGTGCAAGAAGGCAGAAAAGTGTTCAGAGAAGTTTGCCCAGCTGTTGCGGACCAAATCACCGAGCAACTCCAAAAAATGGACATAGAGCCCGATGGCTTAAAGCGCATTTGGTTGCATCAAGCCAATCGAAATATGAATGAGCTTATTGCCAAGAAAGTACTTGGAAGAGTACCCAGTGATGAGGAATCTCCGACTATTCTTGATCAGTACGCCAATACATCGTCCGCCGGCTCTGTCATTGCATTTAAGAAATACAGCGAGGACTTTCAGCCTGGTGACTTGGGTGTCCTATCATCGTTTGGTGCGGGTTACAGCATCGGATCGATCGTACTCAAGCGTATATAA
- a CDS encoding PstA family ABC transporter permease encodes MIGLSASMVSTIMLIATGLFLLLFGSAVQWLISVSASRDISAIELLYDTVFTGVGLSYGLSAILPAIFGTLALVMLMTLFIAPLGIATALYLTEYARRTWYTKLIRISIMNLAGVPAIIYGVFGLGFFVYGLGGQVDELFFSDRLPSPTFGTPGLLWAALTLALLNLPVVIVAITEGLDALPSDLREASIALGATKGETVFRAVLPAALPSVFTGLILATARAAGEVAPLLLVGAVKYAPSLPFSAKAPFIELEQKFMHVGFQLFDAVLFNRVGPGDLGWIATVALVLVVLILTLNLIAVALRAIILRRRVPLNPF; translated from the coding sequence ATGATCGGTCTGTCAGCCTCGATGGTGTCTACCATCATGCTGATAGCAACCGGTTTATTTCTCCTTTTGTTCGGCAGTGCGGTGCAGTGGTTAATAAGTGTCTCCGCTAGCAGGGACATCTCTGCAATTGAGTTGTTGTATGACACTGTATTCACCGGTGTTGGTCTAAGTTACGGACTCTCGGCAATTTTGCCCGCCATTTTTGGCACGCTTGCTTTAGTGATGCTCATGACGCTTTTCATAGCCCCATTGGGCATCGCGACAGCGCTTTATCTGACCGAGTACGCCCGTCGAACTTGGTATACGAAATTAATCCGAATCAGCATCATGAATTTGGCAGGGGTGCCAGCCATCATTTACGGTGTCTTTGGTTTGGGATTCTTTGTCTATGGTCTCGGTGGCCAGGTGGACGAACTTTTCTTTAGCGACCGTTTACCGAGTCCGACATTTGGTACTCCCGGATTACTATGGGCGGCCTTGACGCTCGCTCTGTTAAATCTACCTGTTGTCATTGTCGCCATAACAGAAGGGTTGGACGCCTTGCCCAGTGACTTGCGAGAGGCCAGTATAGCCTTGGGTGCTACCAAGGGAGAGACAGTCTTTAGAGCTGTTCTTCCGGCGGCTTTACCCAGTGTATTTACGGGGCTCATTTTGGCCACCGCGAGAGCCGCCGGTGAAGTCGCACCATTACTGTTGGTGGGTGCGGTGAAGTACGCGCCTTCGTTGCCTTTCTCAGCCAAAGCGCCCTTCATCGAGTTAGAACAAAAATTCATGCACGTGGGGTTTCAATTATTTGATGCCGTTTTGTTCAATCGTGTAGGGCCGGGCGATTTAGGTTGGATTGCGACGGTTGCTCTGGTCCTTGTGGTCCTGATTTTGACCCTGAATCTTATTGCTGTCGCATTACGCGCCATTATTTTACGGCGGCGCGTGCCGTTGAACCCTTTTTAA
- the phoB gene encoding phosphate regulon transcriptional regulator PhoB: MTGKKVLIVDDEFSIRDMLRMALEIAEFECIEAENIQDAHRLIVDERPAIVLLDWMLPGGSGLELLRRLKRNDATAEIPVIMLTAKAAEDNVIQGLDVGADDYVTKPFAPRELIARIKTQLRRVAGGEQRDRLEVEDLLLDMDSRRIFVAGTPIEMGPTEFNLLQFFMSHPERAYTRNQLLDHVWGANVYVEERTVDVHIRRLRKALEGGVKDYSDLIQTVRGTGYRFSTKGVINT; this comes from the coding sequence ATGACAGGAAAAAAAGTTCTAATTGTCGACGACGAGTTTTCGATTCGTGACATGCTCAGAATGGCTTTGGAAATCGCTGAATTTGAGTGCATAGAAGCCGAGAACATCCAAGATGCGCACAGGTTAATTGTCGACGAACGCCCCGCAATCGTCTTACTCGATTGGATGTTACCCGGCGGGAGCGGGTTAGAGTTACTCAGGCGTCTTAAGCGAAACGACGCTACCGCTGAAATACCGGTCATTATGCTTACGGCGAAAGCGGCCGAAGACAATGTTATTCAAGGTCTCGACGTGGGCGCTGATGACTACGTCACAAAACCTTTCGCACCTCGAGAGCTAATTGCACGGATAAAAACGCAGTTACGCCGTGTTGCCGGGGGAGAGCAACGAGACCGTCTTGAGGTTGAAGATCTCCTGTTGGATATGGACAGTCGACGGATTTTCGTGGCAGGCACACCGATTGAGATGGGCCCAACTGAATTCAACCTACTTCAGTTCTTCATGTCGCACCCAGAACGCGCTTACACGCGGAATCAGCTTCTTGACCATGTTTGGGGTGCCAACGTCTATGTCGAAGAGCGAACGGTTGATGTACACATCAGGCGTCTCAGAAAAGCCCTAGAAGGCGGTGTCAAAGATTACAGCGATCTCATTCAAACGGTCCGTGGTACCGGCTACCGATTTTCAACAAAGGGTGTGATAAATACGTGA